A single genomic interval of Pochonia chlamydosporia 170 chromosome 7, whole genome shotgun sequence harbors:
- a CDS encoding sugar transporter (similar to Aspergillus flavus NRRL3357 XP_002372913.1), which produces MADTKERLGLDEVESVNPNPETYAAIMAANKPDVKGPGYIKLYLLASTIFLCSTMTGYDGSLMGSINALPSYTSYFELPDTGNASTGIVFSIFQVGQMSGALFIWMSDWYGRTWHIFFGCLGVCIGTIVTSLSTSLPMLIGGRFLLSFFATWATSSAPLYLVEITPAAYRGTIAGLYNTFYYVGSVLATSAVYACHKHVGGSGNLDWRVPLWLQMVCPGIVVILIKFFPESPRWLVAKDRHEEARKVISTYHTNGQDDHPLVALQMKEMSDSLEGECLTWREFFDLRILFNSRARRYRMMLNMTFSWFGQFSGNNIVSYYLPIMLKGIGVTNTDTQLILNIVYALVGWIFATAGSRLHDIVGRRKMLISTTCIMAVCLAIVAGSAAGYTEYGNQTASTVSIVFIFLFGAVFATGYTPMQPIYPAEVVSNVMRAKAMGVFKITSGAAGFVNTFAGPIALSHIQYWFYVFFVGWDALEAAFIYFFFVETKGVTLEELDAIFEAKNPRKASVEVKKLQSRIAKVVKDDMASGKA; this is translated from the exons atgGCAGACACCAAAGAACGGCTCGGCCTCGATGAAGTCGAGAGTGTAAACCCGAATCCTGAGACATATGCCGCGATTATGGCTGCGAATAAACCTGATGTGAAGGGGCCTGGATACATCAAACTTTATCTTCTCGCTTCAACCATATTTTTATGCTCTACAATGACAG GTTACGACGGTTCATTAATGGGCTCCATCAATGCCCTGCCGAGCTATACTTCCTACTTTGAGCTGCCAGACACTGGGAATGCCAGCACTGGTATTGTGTTTTCCATTTTCCAA GTTGGCCAAATGTCAGGGGCATTGTTCATCTGGATGTCAGATTGGTATGGCAGAACATGGCacatcttctttggctgtctCGGCGTCTGCATAGGTACAATAGTGACATCTCTATCGACAAGCCTTCCAATGTTGATTGGCGGTCGATTTTTGCTCTCGTTTTTTGCTACCTGGGCCACTTCCTCGGCGCCACTGTATCTGGTCGAAATCACACCAGCCGCTTATCGAGGCACTATCGCGGGACTGTACAACACGTTTTACTATGTG GGCTCTGTACTTGCTACATCAGCTGTATACGCGTGCCATAAGCACGTTGGTGGCAGCGGGAACCTGGATTGGAGAGTTCCTCTCTGGCTACAGATGGTTTGTCCAGGGATCGTTGTCATACTCATCAAATTCTTCCCCGAGTCTCCGCGCTG GCTAGTCGCCAAGGATCGACACGAGGAGGCCAGAAAAGTCATCTCGACGTATCACACCAACGGTCAAGATGATCATCCCTTAGTTGCACTgcagatgaaggagatgagtGACTCGCTGGAAGGTGAATGCCTGACCTGGAGAGAATTCTTCGACCTCCGCATACTCTTCAACTCACGAGCAAGACGGTACCGTATGATGCTCAATATGACGTTTTCGTGGTTTGGACAATTCAGCGGTAACAA CATCGTATCGTATTACCTGCCAATCATGCTCAAGGGTATCGGCGTGACCAACACAGACACGCAGCTTATCCTCAACATTGTTTACGCCCTCGTTGGCTGGATATTTGCAACCGCCGGATCGCGCCTGCACGACATCGTGGGCCGCCGAAAGATGCTCATCTCCACCACTTGTATCATGGCTGTATGTCTGGCTATTGTAGCCGGCAGCGCGGCAGGTTACACAGAATATGGAAATCAGACCGCCTCCACTGTCAGCATCGTCTTTATCTTCCTTTTTGGAGCAGTTTTCGCAACTGGGTATACTCCGATGCAGCCCATCTACCCCGCGGAAGTTGTGAGCAATGTTATGCGGGCAAAGGCCATGGGGGTGTTCAAGATAACCTCTGGCGCTGCTGGGTTTGTCAACACCTTTGCCGGACCAATTGCTCTATCTCAT ATTCAATACTGGTTCTATGTGTTCTTCGTCGGATGGGATGCATTAGAGGCGGCATTTATATACTTTTTCTTTGTAGAGACAAAAGGTGTAACTCTGGAAGAGCTTGATGCCATTTTTGAAGCCAAAAACCCTCGCAAGGCCAGCGtggaggtgaagaagctgcagagcAGGattgccaaagttgtcaaggaTGATATGGCAAGTGGCAAGGCGTAG
- a CDS encoding glycoside hydrolase family 30 (similar to Trichoderma reesei QM6a XP_006969347.1), with the protein MKLLALVFFSFVAEATKSSRPCNPKAQAWATSANGTYKLSKFEPPVLGGGPTNGNNPWKFSINEHSGRKQVVKGFGASVTDGTVIAFDRLSSRDYETVMRDLMTAEGINLSLMRHTIASSDLSLDPAYSYDDNDGKPDPNLSHFSIGQYGKNMTRMLRQMKHIQPEMVLLGSPWSPPGWMQLDGVIMGSEVNNSLDHRYADAFARYFVKYIEAYAKAGVHVDAITLQNEPLANKAGMPSMYIGGNESAYLIRDHVGPMLRKSRLQTEIWAFDHNTGETYLVHLDNKDTDFLTLYCEGDYEYPETVARVASDFVSASAWHCYEGNTEPGHWDPLTRFHDKFPHLDQYMTECYTARGHSDWIFTSTFTMQPLQNWANGIMAWALGTWTEGGPALAGSVPCHICTGLITVDPKTGSWTKEVDYYLIGQYSKFIARGGHIVNSTGSHLDSSAMGIQAVASINPDGTRTVVIENRFNQDMWVELKTESEDKTWHGQVIATGLTTWVLPRKS; encoded by the coding sequence ATGAAACTTCTTGCTCTCgttttcttctcctttgtgGCCGAGGCGACCAAGTCATCACGACCCTGCAATCCCAAAGCCCAGGCTTGGGCTACTTCGGCCAACGGCACTTACAAGCTATCCAAATTTGAACCACCGGTCCTCGGAGGTGGACCTACCAATGGAAATAATCCATGGAAATTTAGCATCAATGAACATTCCGGCCGTAAGCAGGTGGTAAAAGGGTTCGGAGCTTCCGTCACGGATGGAACAGTCATTGCATTCGATAGGCTCTCTTCTCGTGACTACGAGACAGTCATGAGAGATTTGATGACGGCCGAGGGCATAAATTTAAGTTTAATGAGGCATACTATCGCCTCATCAGATCTGAGCCTTGATCCAGCATACTCCTATGACGACAATGACGGGAAGCCCGATCCCAACCTGTCGCACTTCAGCATCGGACAATATGGCAAGAACATGACCCGTATGTTGCGGCAAATGAAGCACATACAACCTGAAATGGTGCTTCTGGGATCACCATGGTCTCCACCAGGATGGATGCAGCTTGATGGAGTCATCATGGGCTCGGAAGTCAACAACAGCTTGGACCATCGTTACGCCGACGCCTTCGCTCGATATTTCGTCAAGTATATTGAAGCGTACGCAAAGGCCGGTGTTCATGTGGATGCAATTACCCTTCAAAATGAGCCACTGGCAAATAAAGCCGGAATGCCTAGTATGTATATTGGTGGCAACGAGTCTGCATACTTGATTCGTGATCATGTCGGGCCGATGCTACGGAAATCGAGGCTCCAGACTGAGATCTGGGCGTTTGATCACAACACTGGTGAGACTTATTTAGTGCATCTTGACAACAAAGACACAGACTTTCTGACTTTATACTGTGAAGGAGATTACGAGTATCCTGAAACTGTGGCACGAGTAGCCTCTGACTTTGTTTCGGCATCTGCTTGGCATTGCTATGAGGGCAACACTGAACCAGGGCACTGGGATCCTTTGACTCGTTTCCATGACAAGTTCCCCCACCTTGATCAGTACATGACAGAGTGTTACACCGCAAGGGGACACTCAGATTGGATATTCACCTCTACATTCACGATGCAGCCTCTTCAAAACTGGGCCAATGGCATCATGGCATGGGCACTTGGGACGTGGACAGAGGGAGGTCCTGCTCTTGCAGGTAGTGTGCCATGTCACATCTGTACTGGACTAATCACGGTAGATCCCAAAACTGGATCATGGACTAAGGAGGTGGATTACTACCTCATTGGGCAGTATAGCAAATTCATCGCTCGGGGTGGCCACATCGTCAACAGTACGGGATCTCACCTAGACTCCAGCGCAATGGGAATTCAAGCTGTGGCTTCGATCAACCCTGATGGTACGAGAACCGTAGTGATTGAGAACAGGTTCAACCAAGACATGTGGGTCGAGTTGAAGACGGAGTCTGAGGATAAGACTTGGCATGGTCAGGTTATTGCGACAGGACTCACGACCTGGGTTTTGCCTAGAAAGTCGTAG